The following proteins come from a genomic window of Populus alba chromosome 12, ASM523922v2, whole genome shotgun sequence:
- the LOC118046282 gene encoding mitogen-activated protein kinase 9 encodes MGGSGTLVNGVRRWFQRRNNNNNSSGIPQSSVKVKEEIEETEEQELTVIEDFDISGLQLIRVPKRIHFPPGFTMDPHKKGSAEADFFTEYGEGNRYQVQEVVGKGSYGVVGSAIDTHTGEKVAIKKINDVFEHVSDATRILREIKLLRLLRHPDIVEIKHIMLPPSRREFRDIYVVFELMESDLHQVIKANDDLTPEHYQFFLYQLLRGLKYIHTANVFHRDLKPKNILANADCKLKICDFGLARVSFNDAPSAIFWTDYVATRWYRAPELCGSFFSKYTPAIDTWSIGCIFAEMLTGKPLFPGKNVVHQLDLMSDLLGTPPPETLSRIRNEKARRYLSSMRKKPPVPFSQKFPNVDPLALRLLERLLAFDPKDRPTAEEALADPYFNGLSNVEREPSTQPISKLEFEFERRKLTKDDVRDLIYREILEYHPQMLQEYLRGGEQTSFMYPSGVDRFKRQFAHLEEHRGKGGKNTPLQRQHASLPRERVPAPKDETAARNTDIEGRTAASVATSLQSQQPDGSEDATAAAQNGSSKPNYSNRSLLKSASISASKCVVVKPKGDTEEETITEANDEVVNDLSEKVAAL; translated from the exons atgggtggGAGTGGAACGCTCGTGAACGGTGTTCGTCGCTGGTTTCAACGCcgaaacaacaataataatagtagtggtATTCCACAATCATCGGTAAAGGTGAAGGAGGAAATAGAGGAGACAGAGGAGCAGGAGTTAACTGTGATTGAGGATTTTGATATTTCTGGTCTCCAACTTATTAGAGTTCCTAAACGCATCCATTTCCCTCCTGGTTTTACCATGGATCCTCACAAGAAG GGCTCGGCTGAGGCAGATTTCTTCACCGAGTATGGAGAGGGTAATCGATACCAAGTACAAGAAGTCGTCGGGAAAGGTAGTTATGGTGTTGTTGGCTCAGCAATTGATACTCATACCGGAGAAAAGGTtgcaatcaagaaaattaatgatgtttttgagCATGTTTCTGATGCCACACGTATTCTGAGAGAAATTAAACTCCTTCGGTTGCTTCGTCATCCTGATATTGTAGAAATAAAGCACATTATGCTTCCTCCTTCCCGTAGGGAATTCAGAGATATCTATGTTGTTTTTGAGTTGATGGAATCTGATCTTCATCAAGTAATCAAGGCAAATGATGATCTTACACCTGAGCATTATCAGTTTTTCTTGTACCAGCTTCTTCGTGGtctaaaatatatacatacag CAAATGTGTTTCATCGAGATTTAAAGCCAAAAAACATTCTTGCTAATGCTGACTGCAAATTGAAGATATGCGATTTTGGTCTTGCTAGAGTATCTTTCAATGATGCCCCATCAGCTATTTTTTGGACA gacTATGTAGCGACTAGGTGGTATCGTGCTCCTGAACTCTGTGGCTCTTTCTTCTCCAAA TACACTCCTGCAATTGATACTTGGAGCATTGGATGTATATTTGCCGAAATGCTCACAGGAAAACCACTGTTTCCTGGGAAAAATGTGGTTCACCAATTGGATCTCATGAGTGATTTGCTAGGCACTCCTCCTCCTGAAACTCTTTCAAGG ATTCGAAATGAAAAGGCAAGGAGGTATCTTAGTAGCATGCGGAAGAAACCACCTGTTCCTTTCTCTCAGAAGTTCCCTAATGTTGATCCCTTGGCTCTTCGCCTACTGGAGCGTCTGCTTGCATTTGATCCTAAAGATCGTCCAACAGCTGAAGAG GCTTTAGCTGATCCTTACTTTAATGGTTTGTCAAATGTTGAGCGTGAGCCATCCACTCAACCTATTTCAAAATTGGAGTTTGAGTTTGAGAGGAGGAAATTAACAAAAGACGATGTAAGAGACCTGATCTACAGAGAG ATATTAGAGTATCACCCACAGATGCTGCAGGAGTACCTTCGAGGTGGAGAGCAGACTAGCTTTATGTATCCAAG TGGCGTTGATCGATTCAAGCGACAATTTGCGCATCTTGAGGAGCACCGTGGTAAGGGGGGAAAAAACACTCCACTCCAAAGACAGCATGCTTCCTTGCCTAG AGAGCGGGTTCCTGCTCCCAAGGATGAGACTGCAGCCCGAAACACTGATATTGAGGGGCGAACTGCAGCTTCTGTTGCAACATCTCTTCAAAGCCAGCAACCAGATGGTTCAGAGGATGCGACAGCTGCAGCACAAAATGGATCTAGCAAGCCAAACTACAGTAATCGAAGCTTATTGAAGAGTGCTAGCATCAGTGCCTCCAAATGTGTGGTTGTGAAACCAAAAGGAGATACAGAG GAGGAAACGATTACTGAGGCCAATGATGAGGTTGTAAATGACTTGTCTGAAAAGGTGGCAGCCTTATAG